CACGGCGGCGGGGGAAACGCCTCCCGCCGCGCGGTCGTAGCTCCAGCCGCGCCGTGATCCGCCGGCTTGACGGGGGCGGCCGTTTGACGGGGGCGGGTCAGACGGGGCGGGGGAGGGACTCGTCGGCGAGGGGGTCGCGCGTGGGCGGCAGGGCCGCGAGACGCGTCAGCGCCTCCTGCACGGTCGCCGTGAAGATGCGCGCGCCGGCCGAGCCGAAGTGCACGCGGTCGCGCGCGAGCACGTCGAGGTGCGGCTGGATCGCGGTGTACCAGTCGGCGAGCTCGACGTCGCGGTACTGCCACGCGAACGACACGAGCTTCTCGTTGACGCCGGGGATCCATGCGCGCGGAGCCTGCGCCGTCGCGAGCACGAGCTCGCGCTCGGGCCCGATGATGTCGCGGATCGTCACGAGCGTGTCCCAAGAGATCGGGCCGTTCGTGCCGAGCGCGATGACGACGGTCGGCCGCAGCATCCCCGCATTGCGCAGCCCGCGCAGGATGTCGGGCGCGGCCGACATGGAGCGCGACACCGCGGCGTCGATGTGGATGCCGGGGAACGCCGCCTGCAACTCGGGCACCGCGGCGAGCATGACGGAGTCGCCGACGGCCGTGATCTGGTCGCCCTGCAGCTGCCTCGGGGGCCCCGTCGGGTCGCTCGTCGGCGTCGGCGTCGGGTCGCTCGTCGGCGTCGGGGTCTCGCGGATGGCGTCCTGCCCCGCCTGGATGCGGTCGGCGACGTCGCTCTGCTGCGGCTGCACGACGAGCGCGGCGGTCGTGCCCGCGACGCCGACGAGCACGAGCACGAGGGCCGCGGCGCTGCCGGCCGTCGCGAGGCGGGCGGGCCGCCATCCGCTCGCCCACGCGCGCCACGTGGCGCGGAAGCCGTCGCGCCGGATGGGCGTCTCGACGTAGCGGTAGCTCAGGGCGGCCACGACGACCGTGATCGCGGCCGCGATCCCGCCGAGCGCCCACGCGAGCGCGGGCTCCGAGCTCCAGTCGGGCAGGAGCGCCACGAGCAGCACGAACACGGGCCAGTGCCACAGGTAGATGCCGTAGCTGCGTCGCCCGATCCAGCGCAGCGGTGCGACGTCGATCGCGCGCGCGAGCGGCGAACCCGGCACGAGGAACGCGGCGATGAGCACGGCCGTGAGCACCGCGACCGCGAGCAGCCCGCCCTGGTAGGCCCAGTCGGCCTCGCCGGGCATGGCGATCGAGAGCGCGACGAGCCCCGCGAGCGAGAGGGCTCCCGCGGTCCCGAGGATGCGGCGTGCGGCGAGCGGCCACTCGAGCGCCCGCGTCGACCACCAGCGGCTCACGACGGCGAGCAGGGCGCCGAGCGTGAGCCCGAACGCGTGCGTGCCCGTCGCGTAGTAGACGGATGTCGGGTCGCCCGGCGTGAGCATGAGCGCCATCGCGGTGGCGGATGCGACGGTCGCGAGGGCGAGCACGACGACGCGTGCGACGCGCGGCAGCCGCAGCACGACGAGCAGCAGCACGAGCGGCCACAGCAGGTAGAACTGCTCCTCGACCGCGAGCGACCACAGGTTGCGGAACAGCTCGGGCGCGGTGCTCGCGAAGTAGTCGGAGCCGCTCGCGATGAAGTACCAGTTGCTCGAGAAGGTGAGCGCCGTGACGAGCTGCGCGCCGAGCCCCACGAGCACGTCGCCGCCGACGAGGAGGGCGGCGCTGCTGCATGCGAGCAGCAGCACGACGAGGGCCGGCAGCAGACGGCGGGCGCGGCGCAGCCAGAACGACCCGAGACGGATGCGCCCCGTGCTCACGTGCTCGATGAGCAGCAGGCGCGTGATGATGAAGCCGCTCACGACGAAGAACACGTCGACGCCGAGGTAGCCGCCGACGACGGCGCCGGGCGTCAGGTGGAACAGCACGACGACGATGACGGCGAACGCGCGCAGCCCGTCGAGGCCCGCCACGTGCCCGCGGGGGGCGTCGCGCGGCGAGGTGGGACGCGCATCCGCGGGGGCCTTCGGGGGAGCGGCGGATGCCGTGGTCGCCGAATCGGGGGAGGGTACCGTCGCCTTCGCCGGGCTCTTCGCCGCCGGGCTCTTCGCCGCGCCGGGCTTCGTCCCCGAGGGCTTCGCCCCGGGCCGCGTCGCGGGCTTCGACCCCGGCCGCGTCTCCGGCTTCGCCGTCGGCGCCTTCCGGGCCGCCCCGCCGCCCGTCTTCGGGCGCGCCGAAGCGGACGAGGGCGCGACGGCGCGCTCGTCCTGGGGATCGGGCGTACGGGGTGTCATCGGCGGGTCACCCGCTCCAGCCTAAACTCGCTGCGTGGACACTCCGGAAGCCCCGACGCGCATCCGGCTCGACCTCGCCTACGACGGCACCGACTTCACGGGGTGGGCCCGCCAGCCCGGTCTCCGCACCGTGCAGGGCGTGCTGGAGGAGGCCCTCGCGACGCTCTTCGGTCGCACCGGCGCCGAGCCCCCGCGGCTCACCGTCGCAGGCCGCACGGATGTCGGGGTGCACGCCGTCGGACAGGTCGCCCACATCGACCTCGCGCCCGCGCAGCTGGACCAGCTCGAGCGCCGCCCGCGCGGTCGCGGCGCGGGAGCGGCCGGCGTCGGATCGCTCGCGCGGCGCATCAACGGCATCGTGGGGCAGGCCGCCGATGTGCAGATCCTGCGCGCGAGCGTGGCGCCCGCGGGCTTCGACGCGCGCTTCTCGGCCGTGTGGCGCCGCTACGAGTACCGCATCGCCGACGCCCGGGCGCTGCGCGACCCCCGCACGCGCGCGTTCACGCTGTGGCACCCGTCCGAGCTCGACGTCGAGACGATGGACGCCGCCGCCCGCTCCCTGCTCGGCCTCCACGACTTCGCGGCGTACTGCCGTCCCCGGGAGGGTGCGACCACCATCCGCACGCTCCAGGAGTTCGGATGGCGGCGCGACGACGACGGCGTGCTCGTCGCCCACGTGCGCGCCGACGCGTTCTGCCACTCGATGGTGCGCGCGCTCGTGGGGGCGTGCGTCGCCGCGGGCGAGGGGCGGTTCGCTGCCGACCGGGCGGCCGGCATCCGCGACGAGGGCCGCCGCACGAGCGAGTTCATCGTCATGCCCGCGCGCGGCCTCACGCTCGTCGAGGTCGGCTACCCGGCGGATGCGGAGCTCGCCTCCCGCGCGGAGCAGACGCGGGCGAAACGCGGTTTGCCCGAAGACGCCCTCATCGACTAGTCTGTTGAGGTTGTCTGCGCGCCGCGCGGGCGACCAGTTGGGCCCTCCACCGTCGGGTTCCGTCTCCCTCGGAGACCGGAACGCACACCGGAGCGGGATTCACGAACACCACCGACCAGAATCGAGTCATTCCATGACGCGTACGTTCAGCCCCACGCCGGCGGATGTCAAGCGCGAGTGGGTCGTCATCGACGCCACCGACGTCGTGCTCGGCCGCCTCGCGAGCCACGCCGCCGCCATCCTCCGCGGCAAGCACAAGCCGACCTTCGCCCCCCACATGGACATGGGCGACTTCGTCATCATCGTGAACGCCGACAAGGTGGCGCTCACGGGTGCGAAGCTCGAGCAGAAGAAGGCCTACCGCCACTCGGGTTACCCGGGCGGCCTCTCGGCCACCACCTACTCGGAGCTGCTCGAGAAGCACCCGACCCGCGCGGTCGAGAAGGCCATCCGCGGCATGCTGCCGAAGAACTCGCTGGGCCGTGCCCAGATCAAGAAGCTGAAGGTGTACGCCGGCGCCGAGCACCCGCACGCCGCGCAGCAGCCGAAGCCCTACACCCTCACCCAGGTCGCGCAGTAAGCGCCGAGAGACTTCCAAGGACATCACCGATGGCGAAGATCGAAGACACCGTGTCGGACGAGGTTCTCACCTCCTTCTCGACCGAGACCCCCGCTGACGAGGCCCCGCGCGCTCCGCGTGCCGTGCTCAACGTCTCGGGCGCGGCCGTTGGCCGCCGCAAGGAGGCAATCGCCCGCGTGCGCCTCACCCCGGGCGCCGGCGAGTTCACCGTGAACGGCCGCACGCTCGAGGACTACTTCCCGAACAAGCTGCACCAGCAGCTCATCAACGACCCCTTCAAGGTGCTCGACCTGCTCGGCTCCTACGACGTGAAGGCGAAGATCACGGGCGGCGGCCCCTCGGGCCAGGCGGGCGCTCTGCGTCTCGCGATCGCCCGTGCGCTCAACGAGATCGACCGCGAGAACAACCGCCCGGCCCTCAAGAAGGCCGGCTTCCTCTCGCGCGACGCCCGCGTCATCGAGCGCAAGAAGGCCGGTCTCAAGAAGGCCCGCAAGGCGTCGCAGTTCTCGAAGCGCTAAGGCGCATCGCAGGATACGCGCATGCCGCGTCTCTTCGGCACGGACGGGGTCCGGGGGCTGGCGAACGGTGAGGTGATCACCGCCGACCTGGCCCTCGGCCTCGCCCAGGCCGCGGCCTACGTGCTGACCCGTGGTCGGCACGCCGACCAGGTGCGGGGCGAGGGCCGACGCCCTCGCGCCGTTCTCGCGCGCGACCCGCGGGTCTCGGGCGAGTTCATCTCGGCCGCCGTCGCCGCCGGGCTCGCGAGCTCGGGCATCGACGTGCTCGACGCGGGCGTCATCCCGACCCCCGCGGCGGCCTTCCTCGTCGCCGACATCGACGCCGACTTCGGCGTCATGGTCTCGGCGTCGCACAACCCCGCCCCCGACAACGGCATCAAGTTCTTCGCCATCGGGGGCGTCAAGCTGCCCGACGAGGTCGAGGACCGCATCGAGGCGGCGCTCGGCCAGCCGAAGCTCGCCCCGACGGGCGCGGGCGTGGGCCGCATCCGCCGTTTCGCGGATGCCGAGGACCGCTACCTGCTGCACCTGCTCGGCACGCTCGACGTGCGCCTCGACGGCCTCAAGGTCGTCATCGACGCCGCGCACGGCGCTGCCGCGGGCGTCTCGCCGCAGGTCTTCACGGATGCGGGTGCGCGCGTCACGGTGATCGGCGCCGACCCCGACGGCCTCAACATCAACGACGGCGTCGGCTCGACGCACCTCGAGAAGCTCCAGGCGACCGTGCGGCTCACGGGTGCCGACCTCGGCATCGCGCACGACGGCGACGCCGACCGCTGCCTCGCGGTCGACGCCCACGGCGAGGTCATCGACGGCGACCAGATCATGGCGATCCTCGCGATCTCGCTCCAGCGTCGCGGCCGCCTCGCGCACGACACGCTCGCGGTCACGACCATGAGCAATCTCGGGCTGCGCGTCGCGATGGCCGAGCACGGCATCCGACTCGTCCAGACCGCCGTCGGCGACCGCTACGTGCTCGAGGCGATGGGCGAGCACGGCCTCTCGCTCGGCGGCGAGCAGTCGGGCCACATCATCTTCAGCGAGCACGCCACGACGGGCGACGGCATCCTCACGGGCCTGCAGCTCGCGGCCGAGATGGCGCGCACGGGCAGGAGCCTCGCGGAGCTCGCATCCGTCATGACCGTGTACCCGCAGGTGCTCGTGAACGTGCGCGGCGTCGACCACCATGCGCTCCACGCCGACGAGGCGATCGCGGATGCCGTGCGTCGTCACGAGGCCGCGCTCGGCGACGACGGCCGCGTGCTGCTGCGTCCCTCCGGCACCGAGCCGCTCGTGCGCGTCATGGTCGAGGCGCGCGAGCAGGACGAGGCCCAGCGGATCGCCGACGAGCTCGCGGGGATCGTGCGCGAGCGCCTCGCGTTGCCCTGACCCCGTAACCTCGAAGACGACGGCCCGAAAGAGCCACCGCACGACGACGAGAAGGAGACACGGATGCCGCTGACGGGGGAGTACGCACCGAGCACGTCCGAGTGGGCGCGCACGCAGGCCGAGGCCTATGAGGCATCCGGCGGCACCGAGGCGAACGAGCTGCGCGGCAAGCCGATCATCGTCATGACGTCGGTGGGGGCGAAGAGCGGCAAGCTCCGCAAGAACGCCCTCATGCGGGTCGAGCACGACGGCTCCTACGCCGTCGTCGCGTCGAAGGGCGGTGCGCCGCAGCACCCCGCCTGGTACTTCAACCTCATCGCGAATCCGCACGTCGAGCTTCAGGACGGCGCTCACCGCGCCGACTTCCGCGCGCGCGAGCTCTCGGGTGAGGAGCGCGAGCTCTGGTGGGGTCGCGCGGTCGAGGTGTGGCCCGACTACGCCGGCTACCAGGAGAAGACCGACCGCGTCATCCCCGTCTTCGTGCTGGAGCCCATCGAGGCCGCCTGACCGCGGTCACACCTTGCGGATGAGCACGTTCGACACGGTGTGATCCGCCGCCTTGCGCAGCACGAGCGAGGCACGGGCGCGCGTCGGTGCGATGTTCTGCTCGAGGTTGGGGCCGTTGATCTGGTCCCAGATCGAGCGGGCGCGCGCGATGGCGTCCTCCTCGCTCAGCTCGGCGAAGCGGTGGAAGAACGAGCGCGGGTCGGAGAAGGCGCCGCGTTGCAGGCGCAGGAAGCGCTCGACGTACCAGTTCTCGATGTCGACCGTGCGGGCGTCGACGTAGATCGTGAAGTCGAAGAGGTCGCTCACGGCGAGGCGCGCTCCGGGGCCCGGAGGCTGCAGCACGTTGAGGCCCTCGACGATGAGGATGTCGGGGCGCCGCACGACGATCTCGGCGTCGGGCACGATGTCGTACACGAGGTGCGAGTAGACGGGCGCACGCACCTCGTCGACGCCGCTCTTGACGCGGCTCACGAACCGCAGCAGGGCGCGGCGGTCGTAGCTCTCGGGGAAGCCCTTGCGCTCCATGAGGCCGCGGCGCTCGAGCTCCGCGTTGGGCAGCAGGAAGCCGTCGGTCGTGACGAGCTCGACGCGCGGGGTGTCGTCCCAGCGGGCGAGCAGCTCGCGCAGGAGCCGCGCGGTCGTCGACTTGCCGACGGCGACCGAGCCGGCGACGCCGATGACGAACGGCGTGGGCGGCTCGTCGCCCGTGCCGAGGAAGTCGCGCGTCGAGCGGTGCAGCGCCTTCGCGCCGACGGCGTAGAGGTTGAGCAGCCGGCTGAGCGGGATGTAGACGTCGGCGACCTCGCGCAGGTCGAGCGCGTCGCCGATCCCGCGCAGGCGCACAAGCTCCTCCTCGGTCAGCGGATGCGCGGTGGTCGGGGCGAGTGCGGCCCACGCGGCGCGATCGAGCTCGAGGAACGGGGTCGCCGGAGCGTGACGCTCGCCGTTCTCAGCCATCCCATCGAGCGTAGTCCCGCCGGACGGGTGCCCATGCACGTCGCCTAGGATCGACCCCATGTGCGGAATCGTGGGATACGTGGGTCCGGGGAGCAGCCTCGAGGTGCTGCTCGGAGGCCTCAAGCGGCTCGAGTACCGCGGCTACGACTCCGCGGGTGTGGCCGTCCTCTCACCCGAGGGGGCCATCGGTTCGCGCAAGCGCGCGGGCAAGCTCGGCGTGCTCGTCGACGACCTCTCCGCGTCCCCGATCGCCGACGGCGGCACGGGCATCGGCCACACCCGCTGGGCGACGCACGGCGGCCCGACCGACGGCAACGCGCATCCGCATTTCGGCGATGACGGTCGTCTCGCGCTCATCCACAACGGCATCATCGAGAACTTCGCCGAGCTCAAGGCCGAGCTGCTGGAGGCCGGCGAGCAGTTCGAGAGCGAGACCGACACCGAGGTCGCGGCGCTGCTCGTGGGCCGCGCGTTCCGCGAGACGGGCGACCTCACCGAGGCGATGCGCCGCACGGTCGAGCGTCTCGACGGCGCCTTCACGCTCCTCGCGCTGCACCAGGACGCCCCGGGGGTCGTCGTGGGCGCCCGCCGCAGCTCGCCGCTCGTGATCGGGCTCGGCGAGGGCGAGAACTTCCTGGGCTCGGATGTCGCGGCGTTCGTCGAGCACACGCGCCGCGCCATGGAGATCGGCCAGGACCAGATCGTCACGATCCGCCCCGACTCGGTCGAGGTCATCGACTTCGCGGGGAACCCCGCCGAGGCCTCCGAGTTCGAGGTCGCGTGGGATGCCTCCGCCGCCGAGAAGGGCGGCTGGCCGAGCTTCATGAAGAAGGAGATCGACGAGGAGCCCGACGCGGTCGCCAACACGCTCCTCGGCCGCGTGCACGACGGCGCGACGGCGCTCACCGAGCTCGACGCGGTCGCCGACATCCTCACCGACATCGACCGCGTGCTCGTGCTCGGATGCGGCACCGCGGCCTACGCCGGACTCGTCGGCAAGTACGCGATCGAGGCGTGGGCGCGCATCCCTGTCGACGTCGAGCTCTCGCACGAGTTCCGCTACCGCGACCCCGTGCTGAACGAGCGCACCCTCGTCGTGTCGGTGAGCCAGTCGGGCGAGACGATGGACACCCTCATGGCCGTGCGGTACGCACGCGAGCAGGGCGCCCGCACCCTCTCGATCTGCAACACGCAGGGCGCGACGATCCCGCGCGAGTCGGATGCCGTGCTCTACACGCACGCGGGTCCCGAGGTCGCCGTCGCGTCGACGAAGGCGTTTGTGGCCCAGGTGACGGCCCTCTACCTGCTCGGCCTGCACCTCGCGTCGCTGCGCGGCACGCTCGACGCGGAGGGGGTCGCGGCGCAGCTCGCGGAGCTCGAGGCGGTGCCGGGCAAGATCCGCACGGTCGTCGACTCGGCATCCGCACGCATCGCCGAGCTCGCGCACTGGATGAGCGACACCCAGTCGGTGCTGTTCCTCGGTCGTCACGTGGGCTATCCGGTGGCGCTCGAGGGCGCGCTCAAGCTCAAGGAGCTCGCGTACATCCACGCGGAGGGCTTCGCGGCGGGCGAGCTCAAGCACGGCCCGATCGCGCTCATCGAGCCGGGCCAGATCGTGTTCGTCGTCGTGCCGAGCCCGCGCGACCCGTCGTCGCTGCACAAGAAGGTCGTCTCGAACATCCAGGAGATCCGCGCGCGCGGGGCCCGCGTCATCGCGATCGCCGAGCTCGGCGACGTCGCCGTCGTGCCGTACGCCGACGAGGTCATCCGCATCCCGCTCGCGGCCCCGCTCTTCGAGCCACTGCTCGCTGTCGTGCCGTTGCATGTCTTCGGCATGGAGCTCGCGACGGCGAAGGGCCTCGACGTCGACCAGCCGCGCAACCTCGCCAAGTCGGTCACGGTGGAGTGAGCGTGATCGTCGGATTGGGCGTCGACGTGGTCGACCTGGCCCGGTTCGAGCGCGCCGTCTCCCGCACGCCGCGGCTGCGCGAGCGACTGTTCGCCGAGAGCGAACGGATGCTGCCCCTGCGCTCGCTCGCGGGTCGCTTCGCCGCGAGGGAAGCGCTCGTGAAGGCCCTCGGCGACGTCGAGGACGTGCACTGGATCGACATGCGCATCGCCTCCGACGCCACCGGCAACCCGTCGTTCGCGCTCGAGGGCCCGCTCGCCGCGCTCCTCGAGCGCCGCGGCGTCTCGGCCCTCCACGTCTCGATGAGCCACGACGCGGGCGTCGCGGTCGCGACCGTCGTCGCGGAACGGCTGCCGTGACCGCGCCGCTGCGCGAGGCGCGCATCCGTCTCGACGCGCTCGCGAGCAACCTCGAGACCGTGCGCGGCATCGTCGCGCCCGCGCGCGTGCTCGCGGTCGTCAAGGCCGACGCCTACGGGCACGGCGCCCTGCGCGTCGCGCGCACGGCCGTCGAGGCCGGTGCGGATTGGCTCGGTGTCGCCGACCTGGGCGAGGCGCTCGCGTTGCGCGAGGCCGGCATCCGGGCGCCCCTGCTCGCGTGGCTGCACGCCGCCGAGCCCGACTTCACCGCCGCCGTCGAGGCGGGCGTCGACGTCGGCGTCTCGACGCGCGCGCAACTCGAGGCGGCCGCCGCGGCGGGCGCGAGCGTGCACCTCAAGCTCGACACGGGGCTCAGCCGCAACGGCTTCGCGCCCGCTGAGTCCGACGAGGTCTTCGCGCGCGCGGCCGAGCTCGAGCGCGCGGGCCGCCTGCGGGTGCGCGGGCTCATGAGCCACCTCTCCGGCACCTCGCCCGCCGACGACGACGCCCAGCGCGCGGCCTTCGCGGATGCCGTGGCGCGCGCCGAGGCGGCCGGCCTGCGACCCGAGCTGCGCCACATCGCCGCGAGCCTCGCCGCTCTCACGGTTCCCGAGGCGCGCTTCGACATGGTGCGCGTCGGCATCGCGCTGTACGGCCTCTCGCCCGACCCCTCCGTCGACCCCGCTGCCCTCGGGCTGCGGCCCGTCATGCGGCTCGTCTCCGAGGTCGCCGCCGTGCGTCGCGTGCCCGCGGGCACGGGCGTCTCCTACGGCTACGTGCACCGCACGCCCGGCGAGACGACGCTCGCCCTCGTGCCGCTCGGCTACGCCGACGGCATCCCGCGCGCGTCGTCCGACGTGCTGCGCGTGCGCATCGGCGACCGCGTCCACCGCCAGGTCGGCCGCATCGCGATGGACCAGTTCGTCGTCGACGTCGGCGACGCCGAGGTCTCGCCCGGCGACCCCGTCGTGCTGTGGGGCGACCCCGCCGACGGCGACCCGGGAGCCGACGAGCTCGCCGATGCGAGCGGCACGATCGGCTACGAGCTCGTGACGCGCGTCGGCCCGCGCGTCACCCGGGTCGTCTCGTGAGCGAGCAGCGCCTCGAGGTCGCCGACGCGGATGCCATGGAGGCTCTCGGCGCGCGTCTCGCGTCCCGGCTGCGCGCGGGCGACCTCGTGCTGCTGAACGGCGAGCTCGGCGCGGGCAAGACGACTCTCACGCGTGGCATCGGGCAGGCTCTCGGCGCGCGCGGCCAGGTCACGAGCCCGACGTTCGTGCTCGCGCGCACGCACCCCACGGCATCCGGTGTGCCGCTCGTGCACGTCGACGCGTACCGGCTCGCGACGGCCGCGGAGGTCGACGACCTCGACCTCGATTTCGAGGGCTCGATCACGGTCGTCGAGTGGGGCGCGGGCAAGGTCGACGGGGTCGTCGACTCGTGGATCGAGGTCGACATCGAGCGTCCCGTCGGCGGCGACCCCGAGGCCGACGACGCCCCGCGCCACGTGCGCCTCGCGACGTACGGCCCCCGCTGGGAGGGCGTCGAGCTCTAGCCGCGAGCACCGACGTAGGCTTGTCCGGTGCTGCTCGCGATCGACACCTCCACGGGGACGAGCGTCGCCGTCGTCTCCCGCGAGGGCACCCTCGCCGAGCGCACGAGCGCCGACACCCGCGGGCACGCGGAGGTCGTGGGCGCCTTCATCCGCGACGTGCTCGCCGAGGCGGGTGTCGCGCCGCACGAGCTCGAGGGCGTCGCGGCGGGCATGGGCCCCGGCCCCTTCACGGGCCTGCGGGTCGGCATCGCGGCCGCGCGCGCGTTCGCGGTCGGGATCGGCCGCCCCGTGCTGCCCGTCGTCTCGCACGACGCCGTCGCGTACGGCCGCACCGAGCGCGTGCTCGTCGTGACGGATGTGCGCCGCCGCGAGTACGCATGGTCGCGCTACGCGGCCCCCGGCTCCGACGGCCTGCCCGTGCGCCTCGAGGGCCCCTCGCTCACGCCCGTCGCGGATTTCGACGTCGTCACCTCCGTCGCCGGTTACGTGCGGATCGACGCCCCCACGATCGACGCGGGCCTGCTCGGCATCCTCGCGCTCGCGCGCCACGACGCGGGACTCGCCGCGGGC
The Protaetiibacter sp. SSC-01 genome window above contains:
- the tsaB gene encoding tRNA (adenosine(37)-N6)-threonylcarbamoyltransferase complex dimerization subunit type 1 TsaB; translation: MLLAIDTSTGTSVAVVSREGTLAERTSADTRGHAEVVGAFIRDVLAEAGVAPHELEGVAAGMGPGPFTGLRVGIAAARAFAVGIGRPVLPVVSHDAVAYGRTERVLVVTDVRRREYAWSRYAAPGSDGLPVRLEGPSLTPVADFDVVTSVAGYVRIDAPTIDAGLLGILALARHDAGLAAGPAEPVYLRAPDVTLSTPKRVTP